In Candidatus Nitrosotalea sinensis, one DNA window encodes the following:
- a CDS encoding DedA family protein, whose translation MVTLDIISNLANFVINTISGTGYLGIFFLMVAESALIPIPSEVIMPFSGYLVSTGKLNPIITILAGAVGNLVGSLIAYVIGVKLGREFIIKYGKYVLLKKSHLEWTESYFKKYGDRSTFVSRLLPAVRTYISLPAGVAKMNLKKFSAYTFVGSLAWSAMLTYVGMALGEQWTKIRHYSDYIDGAVIVGIIIIAIIIAKKKIGKPQSN comes from the coding sequence AGGCTACCTTGGGATATTCTTCCTAATGGTGGCAGAAAGCGCGCTCATACCAATCCCAAGCGAAGTAATAATGCCATTTTCAGGATATTTGGTTTCAACCGGAAAACTAAATCCAATAATTACAATACTTGCAGGAGCGGTAGGAAATCTGGTAGGTTCGCTGATTGCTTATGTAATAGGAGTAAAACTAGGCAGAGAGTTTATCATAAAATATGGAAAATACGTACTTTTGAAAAAATCTCATCTAGAGTGGACTGAATCTTATTTTAAAAAATACGGAGACCGTTCTACATTTGTAAGTAGACTCTTGCCTGCAGTGAGAACATACATTTCATTGCCAGCAGGTGTTGCCAAGATGAATTTAAAGAAATTTTCCGCATACACCTTTGTAGGATCTCTGGCATGGAGTGCAATGTTGACCTATGTAGGAATGGCATTAGGTGAACAATGGACAAAGATAAGACACTATTCTGATTACATAGACGGTGCAGTAATAGTAGGAATCATAATTATCGCAATAATAATTGCCAAAAAGAAGATCGGAAAACCACAGAGCAATTAG
- a CDS encoding DUF5615 family PIN-like protein: protein MKVLVDEMYDGYDTRLKEFGYDAFSVKKLIAQGKKLSSDYSVIKYAEENGMIVVTEDVEIGNACKENNIRCVLLDSETIFKIILEDLSKYKEL from the coding sequence ATGAAAGTACTTGTTGATGAAATGTATGATGGTTATGATACCAGACTCAAGGAGTTTGGTTATGATGCATTTAGTGTCAAAAAACTGATTGCACAAGGAAAAAAACTGTCAAGTGATTATTCTGTAATAAAATATGCTGAAGAAAATGGAATGATTGTGGTCACAGAAGATGTGGAAATTGGAAATGCATGCAAAGAAAATAACATTAGATGTGTACTGTTAGATAGTGAAACTATATTCAAGATAATACTTGAAGATCTAAGCAAGTATAAAGAACTCTAA
- a CDS encoding CorA family divalent cation transporter, translated as MIKAISVAGMQEGVPFKKPAVELDELPAITSSGHLTWIECVVDNIIEETPKILNKLSISMDPSVLLSGYVSSYEDRGDMLGLMIPFVVPGNNTTLTAPILIFMKKDLIVTIHDDYGGKIARLYNYAPTVLRKLPKEADSWADRQTILLARIIDEISEANFSILRLIVERAEQFEIDLAGSRQVTRDISLELSSMKTSLLTFLNAIWASYDTVHNLKYGDADLVSDDEVILAKFEVILGRLDRQIQMSENVMQMVATGANVVQTEVTNKVTILIIWWTVAGTAELVPNTIATVFGLYPNHETVFWPIVATVVGSAAVATAVAYFYVRKFFGKSLGLDKLKKFKRKFAK; from the coding sequence ATGATAAAGGCAATCAGCGTAGCTGGCATGCAAGAAGGCGTTCCGTTTAAGAAACCAGCTGTAGAGCTTGATGAGCTTCCCGCAATTACATCATCAGGTCATCTTACTTGGATAGAGTGTGTTGTCGATAACATCATTGAGGAAACCCCAAAGATCCTCAATAAATTAAGTATAAGCATGGATCCGTCAGTTCTCTTGTCTGGATACGTCTCAAGCTACGAAGATAGAGGAGACATGCTTGGGTTGATGATACCATTTGTAGTGCCAGGAAACAACACAACACTTACTGCTCCGATTTTGATATTCATGAAAAAAGATCTCATAGTAACAATTCACGACGATTATGGAGGAAAGATTGCACGCTTGTACAACTATGCACCAACGGTTTTGAGAAAACTCCCAAAGGAAGCAGATAGTTGGGCAGATAGACAGACAATACTTTTGGCAAGAATAATCGACGAGATAAGTGAGGCCAATTTTTCCATCCTTAGATTAATTGTAGAAAGAGCAGAACAATTTGAGATAGACCTGGCAGGATCAAGACAAGTCACAAGAGACATTTCATTGGAATTGTCAAGTATGAAGACATCACTTTTGACATTTTTGAATGCAATCTGGGCAAGCTATGACACAGTCCACAATCTAAAGTATGGAGATGCAGATCTTGTTTCAGATGATGAAGTAATACTTGCCAAATTTGAGGTAATTTTGGGAAGACTTGACAGGCAGATACAGATGTCAGAGAACGTCATGCAGATGGTTGCCACAGGTGCAAACGTTGTGCAGACCGAAGTCACAAACAAGGTCACAATATTGATAATTTGGTGGACAGTGGCAGGTACTGCAGAACTTGTGCCAAACACAATTGCCACGGTGTTTGGCCTATATCCAAACCATGAGACAGTATTTTGGCCCATTGTTGCTACAGTAGTAGGCTCGGCAGCAGTTGCTACAGCAGTTGCATACTTTTACGTAAGGAAATTCTTTGGCAAATCACTTGGGTTGGATAAACTAAAGAAATTCAAAAGAAAATTTGCAAAGTAG
- a CDS encoding DEAD/DEAH box helicase, whose protein sequence is MKEFGTLEYVLDTYSKNWTWKLTGSRAVSMVARVIPHAWYGNGPEEAIVPDTVQNVEKIKWIMDRYPLEIKSKSIWHRKVRKVITPQKKWTRIEKLRKANPGNQFRGQLLDFQREGLDFLLKSSGNALLADEMGLGKTVQTLSYLATEKQTFPVLIVAPLVTLNNWQREIQKFLKKRSRNGKIIEDEHPSSVLIRTGKAQDLGKYDVYIINYDLLHKRTNDLSKMNIKTIVCDEVQHLRSKTTKKYTAVKKLAALESIKYRIGLSGTPIYNRGSEIWPIVDILRPGLLGTFEEFCEYFCYVNEKGKAIVLENKRASLGEELRKHVMLRRKKSDVLKELKDKVRYKELIDSDINYYQTELGKIWERLEEEQKSATSAFDKFSSYKRAIQSERQAAGVAKVPHVIEFVKNIMEIEESVVVFCHHKAIHELLHRSLAEYSPASIIGGQSDKERQEGIDRFQNGETKLIIAGLRAGNVGINLSKARYVIFAELDWSPAIHRQAEDRLHRIGQKNTVFAYYLMGNGTLDDHVANVLVDKSYEIDAIMDEKAETFENKEKAELILAQIHDRLAHSVSK, encoded by the coding sequence ATGAAAGAATTTGGCACACTCGAGTATGTCTTGGATACATACTCTAAGAATTGGACTTGGAAGCTTACAGGCTCACGAGCAGTAAGCATGGTTGCCCGCGTAATACCACATGCATGGTATGGAAACGGCCCAGAAGAAGCCATAGTGCCAGATACGGTCCAAAATGTTGAGAAGATAAAATGGATAATGGATAGATATCCACTTGAGATAAAGTCAAAGTCAATATGGCATAGAAAGGTTCGCAAAGTCATCACCCCACAAAAAAAGTGGACAAGGATTGAAAAGCTTCGAAAAGCAAACCCTGGAAACCAGTTCAGGGGTCAATTATTAGATTTTCAGAGAGAGGGACTAGACTTTCTTTTAAAGTCATCAGGCAATGCACTTTTGGCAGATGAAATGGGTTTGGGCAAGACGGTGCAGACCCTGTCATATTTGGCTACAGAAAAACAGACATTTCCAGTACTCATTGTTGCACCGCTTGTTACATTAAACAATTGGCAGAGAGAGATTCAAAAATTCTTGAAAAAACGCAGTCGAAATGGCAAGATAATAGAAGATGAACACCCATCATCGGTTCTTATCAGAACAGGCAAGGCTCAAGATCTTGGAAAATATGACGTGTACATCATCAATTATGATTTGTTGCACAAGAGAACAAACGACCTTTCAAAGATGAACATCAAAACAATTGTCTGTGATGAAGTTCAACATTTGCGTTCCAAGACCACAAAGAAATACACTGCAGTCAAAAAGCTTGCAGCACTTGAATCTATAAAATACAGAATTGGCCTTTCAGGTACTCCAATTTACAACAGAGGTTCAGAAATATGGCCAATAGTAGACATTCTAAGACCCGGACTTTTAGGTACGTTTGAGGAATTTTGTGAATACTTTTGCTATGTCAATGAAAAAGGAAAGGCAATTGTTCTTGAAAACAAGAGAGCAAGCCTTGGAGAGGAATTACGCAAGCATGTCATGCTAAGACGCAAAAAATCAGACGTATTAAAGGAGTTAAAGGACAAAGTACGATACAAGGAACTGATTGATTCCGATATCAACTATTACCAGACAGAGCTTGGCAAAATATGGGAGAGACTAGAAGAAGAGCAAAAAAGTGCAACAAGTGCATTTGACAAGTTTTCATCATACAAGAGAGCAATTCAGAGTGAAAGACAAGCTGCTGGTGTTGCCAAAGTTCCACATGTCATAGAATTTGTCAAAAACATCATGGAGATAGAAGAAAGTGTAGTTGTCTTTTGTCATCACAAGGCAATACATGAGCTTCTACATAGAAGCCTTGCAGAATATTCTCCTGCATCAATAATTGGAGGACAAAGTGACAAGGAAAGACAAGAGGGAATTGACAGGTTCCAGAATGGTGAGACCAAGTTGATAATAGCAGGACTTCGTGCAGGAAATGTTGGCATCAACCTAAGCAAGGCACGATATGTCATATTTGCAGAACTTGACTGGAGTCCTGCAATACACAGACAAGCAGAAGACAGACTTCATAGAATAGGACAGAAAAATACAGTATTTGCATATTATTTGATGGGTAACGGTACACTAGATGATCATGTTGCAAATGTTCTAGTAGACAAGAGTTATGAAATCGATGCAATCATGGATGAAAAAGCAGAGACCTTTGAGAACAAGGAAAAGGCTGAGCTTATTCTAGCCCAGATTCATGACAGGTTAGCACA